Below is a genomic region from Rhodospirillum centenum SW.
GCACGTTGGCGAAGCGGGCCGAAACCGCGTCGATGTCGGCATAGGTGTAGTAGACGCCCTGGCGCGGCCCGTCCTCCAGGGTCAGGAACCGCCGTGTCCGGTCGGCCGGAAACCGGCTCTCGAACAGGTGGTAGAGATTGCCGCTGGCGGGGGCCGTCACCGTCTCGCCCATCGTCGTCCGTCTCCCTGGCAGGCGCCGCCGCTGCGGCCGCACGGGCAGGACGATAGCGGCGGCGCCTGCCGCTGCCAACCGGGTGCTGGCAACCGGGTGCTGGCAACCGGCACTGCCGGCAGCCTCGGGCATTGACCGCGGCATAACCGCCGGCGGATAGGGTGGGATCACCCGTCCGCATCCCGCTCTGCCCGGAAAAGCCATGCCCCGCCGCCCCGCCCTTGCCGTTCTGACCGCTCTCTCCGTCCTTGCCGTGGCGCTGCCGGCCCAGGCTGCCGCCAGCCTGTCGGGCGGCGCCTTCGGGACGGGGCTGACGGCGCCGGTGGTGCTGACGGTGCATCTCCTGGGCCTGCTGGCGCTGGGCCTCTGGGCCGCCGACCAGGGCGGGCAGGCGTCCGGCCAGGGACCGGCGGTGGCGCTGGTGGCGGCGCTGGTCTTCGGCCTGCTGCACCAGTCCGGGGTGCGGCTGCCCTATGGCGGGCTGGTGCTGGAGGCGTCGCTGCTGGTCTTCGGCCTGCTCACGGCCTTCGCCGTGGCGCTGCCGCTGGCGCTCACGCTGCTGCTGGCGGCGGTGGCCGGGGCGGCGCACGGCATGGGCCTGTCGGCCTGGGTCGGGGCGCCCAGTTCGCCCCTGCCCTTCTGGCTGGGGACGGGCTGCGGTTTCGTCCTGGTGGGCAGCGCCGGCGTCGGGCTGCACGGCCTGCTGGCGCAGAACCTCTCCGCCACCGCGGTGCGCGCCGCCGGCGGGATGATCGCGCTGGCGGGGCTGCTGATGCTGCTGGACGTCATGTGACCCCGCGCACAGCCGGCCGGGTCCGGACGCGCGACATTTCCGCCACAGAGCTGTTCAAACAGGTGCACGTGTCCCGCTTCCCCCCGGTGCGCTGGAGACATTCCCGAGAGCGGCCATTGCGCCCCCGCTTTCCCCGGCTCACATAAGGAAGCAGGCACCAGGAGCGATCGAGCGTGCCCGCCGTGACCCAGTCCCCTGTCCTGATCGGGCGTCGTGCCCTGTTGCGCTCCGGCATCGGCCTGTCCGGCGTCGGTCTGGCGGTCGCCTGCCTGCCGTTTCCGCTGCGCGCGCAGACGGCGAACGCGCCAGGGCTGCGCTTCTTCCAGATCGGCACCGGCACGACCGGCGGCACCTATTTCCTGATCGGCGGCATCCTGGCCAACGCCATCAGCAACCCGCCCGGTTCGCTGCCGTGCGAGCGCGGCGGCAGTTGCGGGGTGCCCGGCCTGATCGTGGTGGCGCAGTCCACCTCCGGCGCCGTGGAGAATGTGGAGGGCATCCGCGAAGGCCGGCTGGAATCGGGCCTCGTGCAGGCGGACATCGCCTATGCCGCCTTCCGCGGGGAAGGTGCGTTCGAGGGGCGCAAGCCCCTGACGGAACTGCGCTCCATCGCCAACCTCTACACCGAGACGATCCATCTGGTCGTGCGCGCCGACAGCGGCATCCGCACCGTCGC
It encodes:
- a CDS encoding HupE/UreJ family protein, producing MPRRPALAVLTALSVLAVALPAQAAASLSGGAFGTGLTAPVVLTVHLLGLLALGLWAADQGGQASGQGPAVALVAALVFGLLHQSGVRLPYGGLVLEASLLVFGLLTAFAVALPLALTLLLAAVAGAAHGMGLSAWVGAPSSPLPFWLGTGCGFVLVGSAGVGLHGLLAQNLSATAVRAAGGMIALAGLLMLLDVM